In Lysinibacillus sp. FSL M8-0337, the following proteins share a genomic window:
- a CDS encoding Ger(x)C family spore germination protein, translating to MSRKLLYVTLCIQLFILAACTEKEVKVPLEDVGMVGIIAFDYIDKDSMKLTVAIPQYSPEAQRSTQTFTVTTELVSNGIVKIEKLSDKKIVFNQLRVVLFNEEFARQGNIRKVLQHLYRNAEVGNKVLIAIVKEKGEEMLKYNYPDKPNINFYLNDLLQPSINTAFNPNTNIHDFMYTISNPVFDPIIPFIDKNSDKIEIKGIAVFKGNQMIELITPNEALIIQAIQGRKNLAPLDIKMEQGHGKEKLLIDLVENDVQIESNKNMHSPKLTIALTIKGTLSEYKGERENDLFTIESLAELEKDVNKELEQDIKKFLDKLNEWQVDPSGLSEYFRMYHRGKWTTEKKREIISKVAIDVQVKTSIISTGTLK from the coding sequence ATGAGCAGAAAACTTCTTTATGTAACTCTGTGTATCCAACTATTCATTTTAGCCGCCTGTACGGAAAAAGAAGTAAAAGTTCCGCTTGAAGATGTCGGAATGGTGGGCATTATCGCATTTGATTATATTGATAAGGATAGTATGAAATTAACCGTCGCCATTCCTCAATATTCACCTGAAGCGCAACGTAGCACACAGACTTTTACTGTCACTACGGAACTTGTATCAAATGGCATTGTGAAAATAGAAAAGCTTTCGGACAAAAAAATTGTTTTTAATCAGTTACGCGTTGTGTTGTTTAATGAAGAGTTCGCACGTCAAGGCAATATTCGGAAAGTTCTTCAGCATTTATACCGAAATGCGGAAGTTGGGAATAAAGTACTTATTGCGATTGTGAAGGAAAAAGGAGAGGAAATGCTGAAATATAATTATCCCGATAAACCGAATATTAATTTCTATTTAAACGATTTATTGCAACCTAGCATTAACACCGCGTTTAATCCTAATACGAACATCCATGATTTTATGTATACCATTTCAAATCCGGTGTTTGATCCGATTATTCCGTTTATTGATAAAAATAGTGACAAAATCGAAATAAAAGGAATTGCTGTATTTAAAGGTAACCAAATGATTGAATTGATTACGCCCAATGAGGCACTCATTATTCAGGCAATTCAAGGAAGAAAAAATCTTGCGCCATTAGATATTAAAATGGAACAAGGGCATGGCAAAGAAAAATTATTGATTGACTTAGTGGAAAATGATGTGCAGATTGAGAGCAATAAAAATATGCATTCACCTAAACTCACGATAGCATTAACAATCAAAGGAACATTAAGTGAATACAAAGGTGAACGAGAAAATGATTTATTCACCATAGAAAGTTTAGCGGAATTAGAAAAAGATGTGAATAAAGAGTTGGAGCAAGATATTAAAAAGTTTTTAGATAAACTCAATGAATGGCAAGTAGATCCAAGTGGTCTTAGTGAATACTTCCGAATGTACCATCGCGGAAAATGGACAACAGAAAAGAAGCGGGAGATTATTAGTAAAGTAGCAATCGATGTACAGGTGAAAACATCCATCATTAGTACAGGAACTTTAAAATAA
- the pgeF gene encoding peptidoglycan editing factor PgeF → MKTKIYYNNEQFIAGTTLKDHLELEQNNMALHVCTSPEDVLSNRKKLASSLQCDINDFICTQQTHSANFYRATVADKGLGALRQDTAIANTDALYTFDQDVMLCTFTADCVPVIFYNDRSGVIGVIHSGWQGTVKEVTLKLFRHLIEQEHCSPQDFHVQIGMALSQQKFEVDGDVYEQFNRLGYADNFMYFNADTNKYHIDNQQSVKKQCEIAGIPSHQITIDQTCTYLSEEGFSYRQDKTCGRHLSFIMRKSF, encoded by the coding sequence ATGAAAACTAAAATTTATTACAACAATGAGCAATTCATAGCAGGAACGACCTTAAAAGACCATTTGGAACTTGAACAAAATAATATGGCACTACATGTCTGCACAAGTCCAGAGGATGTATTAAGCAATCGAAAAAAATTAGCAAGTTCTTTGCAATGTGATATCAATGATTTTATTTGTACTCAACAAACACACAGTGCGAATTTTTATCGAGCAACCGTAGCCGATAAAGGCTTAGGCGCGCTGAGGCAAGATACAGCCATTGCCAATACCGATGCGCTCTATACATTTGACCAAGATGTAATGCTTTGTACTTTTACTGCTGATTGCGTACCTGTTATTTTTTATAATGATCGTAGTGGTGTCATTGGTGTCATTCATTCTGGCTGGCAAGGAACAGTTAAGGAAGTGACATTGAAGCTTTTCCGTCATTTAATAGAACAAGAGCACTGTAGTCCACAAGATTTCCATGTTCAAATTGGCATGGCACTTAGCCAGCAAAAATTTGAAGTTGATGGTGATGTCTATGAACAATTTAATCGTCTAGGCTATGCCGATAATTTTATGTATTTCAATGCTGACACAAACAAGTATCACATCGATAATCAGCAATCTGTGAAAAAGCAATGTGAAATTGCAGGCATTCCGTCACACCAAATTACGATTGATCAAACATGTACGTATCTTAGTGAAGAAGGCTTCTCCTACCGTCAAGACAAAACATGTGGCCGACATTTAAGCTTTATTATGCGAAAATCATTCTAA
- a CDS encoding CAP domain-containing protein, protein MFKKVKKVAMASVLSLSLLVPISAMAADSYTVVAGDSLWKIAVKTQTGVQELIDANPQLANPDQINIGQKINIPTNEQASVEQEVVKLVNAERTKAGLPALKEDWELSRVAKYKSQDMHDKNYFDHTSPTYGSPFAMMKKFGITYKAAGENIAKGQKSASEVVNAWMNSEGHRANILNKTYTHIGIGFVKDGNYWSQMFIQK, encoded by the coding sequence ATGTTTAAAAAAGTAAAAAAAGTAGCGATGGCATCCGTATTATCACTATCCTTATTAGTACCAATTAGCGCAATGGCCGCTGATTCATATACAGTAGTAGCAGGTGATTCTCTTTGGAAAATTGCTGTAAAAACACAAACAGGTGTACAAGAATTAATAGATGCAAACCCTCAACTAGCAAACCCAGATCAAATAAATATAGGTCAAAAAATTAATATACCAACGAATGAACAAGCATCTGTAGAGCAAGAGGTAGTGAAACTTGTCAATGCTGAACGTACGAAAGCAGGTCTTCCAGCATTAAAAGAAGATTGGGAGCTATCACGAGTAGCAAAATATAAATCTCAAGATATGCATGATAAAAATTACTTTGACCACACTAGCCCAACGTATGGTTCACCATTTGCAATGATGAAGAAATTTGGCATTACGTATAAAGCAGCTGGAGAAAATATCGCCAAAGGTCAAAAATCAGCTTCTGAAGTCGTAAATGCATGGATGAATAGTGAAGGACACCGCGCTAATATTTTAAACAAAACCTATACACATATCGGGATTGGTTTTGTGAAAGACGGCAACTATTGGTCACAAATGTTTATTCAAAAATAA
- a CDS encoding LuxR C-terminal-related transcriptional regulator, which yields MATTLVSSKLTIPLNTPDLIERKQLFDLLQNQTFKKVTVLRAPAGYGKTTVLSSWFKYKKATVAWLSLDAADNDPIRFWTYAVHAVAKAYQCPINQVLAPLLHTQDLATLEFFIDSFLEELQALAKPIQIVLEDYHVIDNPVIHQLVTQFIECLPLEIHVYLTTRTTLALPIAKWRMKQWLQEFDADHLRFTFQETKQFFSCKQVAPLNQQFLQHVLDKTEGWVAGLLLTRLANEQQVDLFDHIAQPFISEFLWQEIIQNLPTSTQKFLIKTSLLHELEPAICDQLTKQSNSLELLESLEAKGLFIIRLQTKKPVFRYHHLFAEALQVELNKQYSVQQVQSIVQEVSHAIYYQGNYLAAIELALKYEQYNQATLWITEHLVQLYASGQTTTFMRWLHQLRSAHYTVSYEMLVIGFLTSITTMDTKIATSLMEELEMRQHVEQWMAQEEHTAMAYIYESAKAYAIVASGGNLQLVEEIMRNLLANGPAPSRWDNVPIPYNIFEYKFSRTSIGSKGKLQLFEEGEAVNKLFRETSLQTANVTAFSYAVAAESLYERSFIEAAQKELEIAIELGHQHQDPGLYIPMYLLKAKIYAHQQQSNTARIMLSQVLEDVSEKHWQTPLQVMQAYCFIVDGDSQNAEMLLMATKTKQPFWQLVYARLLLLKDTPKDALPVIIQVKTKAQHDNQVATIIEATVLEVICQHRLGNTAVALDILHKVLQLAAKYYYVRTLADEKELLPLLEQYFQLESLAAKWNPYPDNYLNYLQSCTTNEVRHEVLTPREKEVFDLLANGVTNREIADMLNLSTGTIRVYLSTIYQKLGVKSRSQAILLAKK from the coding sequence ATGGCTACTACACTAGTATCTTCTAAATTAACCATTCCTCTCAATACACCCGATTTAATTGAGCGCAAGCAATTGTTTGATCTTTTACAGAACCAAACTTTTAAAAAAGTGACAGTTCTCCGTGCACCAGCAGGTTATGGAAAAACGACTGTTCTAAGCAGTTGGTTCAAATATAAGAAGGCAACGGTCGCTTGGCTTTCACTTGATGCTGCTGATAATGATCCGATTCGTTTTTGGACTTACGCTGTGCATGCCGTGGCGAAAGCCTATCAATGCCCTATCAATCAAGTACTTGCACCACTTTTACACACTCAAGACCTAGCAACACTTGAATTTTTTATTGATTCATTTTTAGAGGAACTACAAGCTTTAGCAAAACCGATTCAAATTGTGTTAGAGGATTATCATGTAATCGATAATCCAGTAATTCATCAACTTGTGACACAGTTTATAGAGTGCTTACCTTTAGAGATACACGTCTATTTAACGACTCGAACGACCTTAGCCCTACCTATCGCTAAGTGGCGAATGAAACAATGGCTACAAGAATTCGATGCGGATCATTTACGCTTTACGTTCCAAGAAACGAAGCAATTTTTTTCCTGCAAACAGGTAGCACCACTCAATCAACAATTTTTACAACATGTGTTGGACAAAACGGAAGGTTGGGTAGCCGGTCTATTATTAACACGCTTAGCAAATGAACAACAAGTAGACCTATTCGATCATATCGCACAACCGTTTATTTCCGAGTTTCTATGGCAGGAAATCATTCAAAACCTTCCGACATCAACGCAAAAATTTCTTATAAAGACCTCCCTACTACACGAGCTCGAACCAGCGATATGTGACCAGCTAACAAAGCAGTCAAATAGCCTTGAACTGTTGGAAAGTTTAGAAGCAAAAGGTCTATTTATTATTCGTCTCCAAACAAAAAAGCCTGTTTTTCGCTACCATCATTTATTTGCCGAAGCTTTACAAGTAGAACTAAATAAACAATATTCCGTTCAGCAAGTACAGTCTATTGTCCAAGAAGTCTCACACGCTATTTACTATCAAGGAAATTATCTTGCTGCCATTGAGCTAGCACTTAAATATGAACAATATAACCAAGCTACTTTATGGATTACAGAACATCTTGTCCAGCTATACGCTTCAGGGCAAACGACAACATTCATGCGCTGGTTGCATCAACTTCGAAGTGCTCATTATACCGTTTCGTATGAAATGCTTGTTATTGGCTTTTTAACTTCCATTACAACAATGGACACAAAAATAGCTACTTCCCTAATGGAGGAGCTCGAAATGCGACAGCATGTAGAACAATGGATGGCGCAAGAAGAGCATACTGCTATGGCCTATATTTATGAAAGTGCAAAGGCATATGCCATTGTCGCTTCTGGTGGAAATTTACAATTGGTAGAAGAGATTATGCGTAACCTGCTTGCGAATGGTCCTGCTCCATCGCGCTGGGATAACGTTCCGATTCCCTATAATATTTTTGAATATAAGTTTTCGCGTACAAGTATTGGTTCTAAAGGAAAACTGCAACTGTTTGAAGAAGGCGAAGCTGTTAACAAGCTGTTTCGTGAAACATCTTTACAAACTGCGAATGTGACAGCATTTAGTTATGCGGTTGCTGCTGAATCTTTATATGAGCGAAGTTTCATAGAAGCTGCCCAAAAAGAGTTGGAAATCGCCATTGAATTAGGTCATCAACATCAAGATCCAGGTTTATATATCCCTATGTATTTACTTAAAGCGAAAATATACGCTCATCAGCAACAATCAAATACAGCCCGTATCATGTTGTCTCAAGTATTAGAAGATGTTTCGGAAAAACATTGGCAAACGCCGCTTCAAGTTATGCAAGCCTATTGTTTTATAGTCGATGGAGATAGCCAAAACGCAGAGATGCTCTTAATGGCAACGAAAACAAAGCAACCATTTTGGCAGCTCGTTTATGCTCGTTTATTGTTACTAAAGGACACACCAAAGGATGCACTACCTGTAATCATTCAAGTTAAAACAAAGGCACAGCATGACAATCAGGTTGCAACGATTATAGAAGCGACAGTACTAGAAGTCATTTGTCAGCATCGTTTAGGAAACACTGCTGTTGCATTAGATATTTTACATAAAGTATTGCAATTGGCGGCTAAATACTACTATGTTCGGACATTGGCAGATGAAAAAGAGCTACTCCCCCTTCTAGAGCAATATTTTCAATTAGAGTCGTTGGCAGCCAAGTGGAATCCCTACCCAGACAATTATTTAAATTATTTACAAAGCTGTACAACCAATGAAGTTCGTCACGAAGTCTTGACACCACGTGAAAAAGAGGTATTTGATCTGTTAGCCAATGGTGTAACCAATCGTGAAATTGCTGACATGCTAAATCTATCGACTGGCACCATTCGCGTTTATTTGTCTACTATTTATCAAAAACTAGGTGTAAAATCCCGTTCACAAGCTATCCTCCTTGCCAAAAAGTAA
- a CDS encoding dihydrodipicolinate synthase family protein, with protein sequence MKNLNVAIPTPFHDDESLYLEGFNSIVEHLKNNGIESLLVSGSTGEQNSMSIDERLQIIDYFNKQNFQNIELMFGVSGARTRDAIKLMQALEKSVFDAILVQFPLYIQPSQKQAIAYVNELLSHTTKKVVLYNNPARTGFNLSVESLNELVSQQHSNLIGLKEEYNVKRHKNTQLPDDFIMFAGGDVDLIEKILGGCNGLSSMVGNVYPKEIKQILNDLLMKKPVDVYKINQLIDEVTHYQAVINIKEHYNSLGIKVGPCRSPIN encoded by the coding sequence ATGAAAAATCTAAATGTTGCTATTCCAACTCCCTTTCATGATGATGAAAGCTTATATTTAGAAGGTTTCAACTCCATTGTTGAACATTTAAAGAATAACGGAATTGAGTCACTACTTGTATCTGGTTCTACTGGTGAGCAAAATTCAATGAGTATTGATGAACGATTGCAAATCATTGATTACTTTAATAAGCAAAACTTTCAAAATATTGAACTTATGTTTGGTGTTTCAGGTGCAAGAACGAGAGATGCGATAAAACTTATGCAAGCACTTGAGAAATCTGTTTTTGATGCAATTCTTGTCCAGTTTCCACTTTACATTCAACCATCACAAAAACAAGCCATTGCTTATGTTAATGAATTGCTAAGCCATACAACCAAGAAAGTTGTGCTATATAATAATCCTGCCCGAACTGGATTTAACCTAAGTGTTGAATCCCTTAATGAACTTGTCTCTCAACAACACTCGAACCTTATCGGGCTTAAAGAAGAGTACAATGTGAAGCGTCATAAAAATACACAGTTACCAGATGATTTCATTATGTTTGCTGGTGGAGATGTTGACCTCATAGAAAAAATACTCGGTGGCTGCAATGGACTTTCCAGTATGGTAGGAAATGTTTACCCTAAAGAAATCAAGCAAATTTTAAATGACCTACTAATGAAAAAACCAGTTGACGTTTATAAAATAAATCAACTAATTGACGAAGTGACACATTATCAAGCCGTTATAAACATAAAAGAACATTACAATTCCCTTGGTATAAAAGTAGGTCCTTGTCGATCACCCATTAATTAA
- a CDS encoding cupin domain-containing protein produces MSDQRTAIISYKDFLQKSTKPTVRPCIWKGTDIKAQLDDSLSSDFMGDGRGAVSLVNKDTGDKYGVTPTINAVVQVLAPGEHNNPHKHSNLAIFIVFEGEGYSIINGEKIEWEKGDVFVSPAWLSHEHCNTSDHENAVLYTIQDVPTVSGMGTWFLEEPVGSGAKHVVKENITNKNDILPQK; encoded by the coding sequence ATGAGCGATCAAAGAACTGCTATTATTAGTTACAAAGATTTTTTACAAAAAAGTACCAAGCCGACTGTTCGTCCTTGTATTTGGAAAGGAACAGATATAAAGGCACAATTAGATGATTCATTGTCTAGCGATTTTATGGGTGATGGCAGAGGTGCAGTATCGCTGGTAAATAAAGATACTGGTGATAAATACGGAGTGACTCCTACTATAAATGCAGTGGTACAAGTATTGGCGCCAGGTGAACATAATAATCCACATAAACACAGTAATTTAGCTATCTTCATTGTATTTGAAGGAGAAGGCTATAGTATTATTAATGGTGAGAAAATTGAGTGGGAAAAAGGCGATGTCTTTGTATCTCCTGCTTGGCTTTCACACGAACATTGCAATACGTCTGATCATGAAAATGCAGTTCTTTACACTATCCAGGATGTACCTACTGTCTCCGGTATGGGGACATGGTTTTTGGAAGAACCTGTTGGGTCAGGAGCAAAACATGTTGTTAAAGAAAATATAACTAATAAGAACGATATTTTACCCCAAAAGTAA
- a CDS encoding LysR substrate-binding domain-containing protein — protein MELRQLEYFRSVCQELHFTRAAEKIGISQPSLSQQIRLLEHEIGAPLFDRIGKKTALTESGRLLLKYTQNIFHEIEQAQTAIKELNGLQRGNISIGTLLTVENYLIPPTLLNFHRLYPAIKISVFGLRTEDIRISLLENKLDIGIVFLPMKDRELESISLYKEELALAVPNGHPLEEQEMVHLDVLRTTSSVLFPENYFLRQLINKSCNDLGFLPQPTFEITTMESLIDMVEKGVGVTILPKPYLECLNNNKIRVIPILNNNLSREVGIVYRKDKYMGAATRMFIDQLKATTINLNYRTNIDTD, from the coding sequence ATGGAATTAAGACAACTTGAATATTTTCGTTCAGTATGCCAGGAACTTCACTTCACAAGAGCTGCAGAAAAGATTGGAATTTCCCAACCATCTTTAAGCCAACAAATTCGTCTATTGGAGCATGAGATTGGAGCACCTTTATTTGATCGAATTGGTAAAAAGACGGCACTTACAGAATCAGGAAGACTACTTCTGAAGTATACCCAGAATATTTTCCATGAAATAGAACAAGCACAAACTGCTATAAAGGAATTAAACGGACTCCAAAGAGGAAATATTTCTATCGGAACATTGTTAACAGTTGAAAACTACCTAATTCCACCGACATTACTTAATTTTCATCGTTTATACCCTGCTATTAAAATTTCTGTGTTTGGACTACGCACGGAAGATATAAGGATAAGCTTGTTAGAAAATAAATTGGATATAGGGATTGTTTTTTTACCTATGAAAGATAGAGAATTAGAATCGATTTCTTTGTACAAGGAGGAACTGGCTCTTGCGGTACCCAACGGGCATCCATTAGAGGAACAGGAAATGGTCCATTTGGATGTATTGCGGACAACATCTTCCGTTTTATTTCCTGAAAACTACTTTTTAAGACAACTTATCAATAAATCTTGTAATGACTTGGGATTCCTCCCTCAGCCGACTTTTGAAATAACAACGATGGAATCTTTAATTGACATGGTTGAAAAAGGAGTAGGAGTGACTATATTGCCTAAACCTTATTTAGAGTGCCTTAACAATAATAAAATAAGAGTCATTCCAATTCTAAATAATAATCTTTCACGAGAAGTAGGAATCGTTTATAGGAAAGATAAATATATGGGTGCGGCTACACGTATGTTTATTGATCAGCTAAAGGCCACCACGATTAATTTGAATTATAGAACCAATATAGATACTGATTAA
- a CDS encoding MFS transporter, producing the protein MDKEKDTVSVRCIVSLTSIPLIMTLGNSMLIPVLPILEDKVGITSFQSSMIITSYSVAAIFLIPVAGYLSDRFGRKIVILPSLILALIGGLIAGFASWKMNDPYAMIIAGRIIQGIGAAGAMPIVLPLVGDLYQDDDEKISSTLGIIETSNTFGKVLSPILGSVFAAFLWFLPFFSISALSLISIVLIFFFVKAPKDNDEPLKFKKFLRNTKKVFKEEGKWLYTVFLNGVLVMLILFSMLFFLSENLEKVHDIKGIKKGFVLAIPLLLLCIASFISGRKIKGNLGRIKKIIIVSLIAMSASIVFVGFTSKNLIFLLVITSIVGIAIGALLPALDTIITDNIRKELRGTVSSFYSSARFIGVAAGPPIMSLVMKNYLNASYITAGVLGFMLLFVVLKFIKVEDIEKTNKMTQI; encoded by the coding sequence ATGGACAAAGAGAAGGATACTGTAAGTGTCAGGTGTATTGTAAGTTTGACTTCAATTCCACTCATCATGACACTCGGAAATTCAATGCTTATTCCCGTGCTCCCGATACTGGAAGATAAGGTCGGGATAACATCATTTCAGTCGAGCATGATCATAACCAGCTATTCAGTCGCAGCGATTTTTCTTATTCCAGTAGCTGGCTATTTATCGGACCGCTTCGGCAGAAAAATTGTAATATTACCGAGCTTAATTTTAGCTTTAATAGGAGGTCTCATTGCTGGATTTGCGTCTTGGAAAATGAATGATCCGTACGCTATGATTATTGCAGGCAGAATTATTCAGGGAATAGGAGCGGCTGGTGCCATGCCAATCGTATTGCCTCTTGTAGGTGACCTATATCAGGATGATGACGAAAAAATAAGCTCTACATTAGGGATAATTGAAACGTCTAACACGTTTGGAAAAGTGTTAAGTCCCATTTTAGGTTCAGTATTTGCTGCTTTTTTATGGTTCCTACCCTTCTTTTCCATTTCAGCGCTTAGTTTGATTTCGATTGTACTTATTTTTTTCTTTGTTAAAGCTCCTAAAGATAATGATGAACCATTGAAGTTCAAAAAATTTTTACGCAATACAAAAAAAGTTTTCAAGGAGGAAGGAAAATGGTTGTATACCGTATTCCTTAACGGGGTCCTTGTGATGCTCATATTATTTAGTATGCTATTTTTCTTGTCAGAAAACCTCGAAAAAGTTCATGATATAAAAGGGATTAAAAAAGGTTTTGTCCTTGCCATCCCGCTTTTATTACTTTGTATAGCTTCATTTATATCCGGTCGAAAAATTAAAGGAAACCTGGGGAGAATTAAAAAAATAATCATCGTCTCCTTGATTGCCATGTCTGCTAGTATTGTCTTCGTTGGGTTTACAAGCAAAAACCTGATTTTTTTATTAGTCATAACGAGTATAGTGGGGATTGCTATCGGTGCACTATTGCCTGCACTTGACACAATTATTACGGACAATATTAGAAAAGAATTAAGAGGAACAGTATCTTCTTTTTACAGCTCAGCACGTTTTATAGGCGTTGCAGCTGGCCCTCCTATTATGTCGCTTGTCATGAAAAACTATCTCAATGCCAGCTATATTACGGCTGGTGTATTGGGTTTCATGCTCCTGTTTGTTGTTTTGAAATTTATTAAAGTAGAAGATATTGAAAAAACCAATAAAATGACACAAATATAA
- a CDS encoding LysE family transporter: MNSIFTYIFLGISMAATIGPVKTFLLNTGLKNGFFHAWFFSLGAIATDIIYMFIVYFGIGQFINSIWLKAILWSFGCFVLLYTGIESLLSLHKIEMDSKTAKRTRLRQSLMAGFFMSFLNPLTILFWLGIYGSILAKTADISTGYEIILVSTAILIGIIFIDFIYAFLSSVARKLLSTKLLKTVSFISALLMIGFGIHFGKQAYQVLFQ; this comes from the coding sequence ATGAATTCTATATTTACCTATATCTTTTTAGGCATATCAATGGCCGCAACCATTGGACCTGTTAAAACTTTCCTATTAAATACAGGTTTAAAAAATGGCTTTTTTCATGCATGGTTTTTTAGTCTAGGTGCCATAGCAACCGACATTATCTATATGTTTATCGTATATTTTGGAATTGGACAATTTATCAATTCCATCTGGCTGAAAGCAATACTTTGGTCTTTCGGCTGTTTTGTTCTTTTGTACACTGGTATAGAAAGTTTACTGTCGTTACATAAAATAGAGATGGATTCAAAAACTGCTAAAAGAACAAGACTCAGACAGTCGCTCATGGCTGGTTTTTTCATGTCTTTTTTAAATCCACTAACAATCCTTTTTTGGCTGGGAATATACGGCTCCATTCTTGCAAAAACAGCTGATATCTCTACAGGGTATGAAATTATATTAGTAAGTACCGCTATTTTAATTGGTATTATCTTTATAGATTTTATTTATGCCTTTTTATCCAGTGTCGCTCGTAAACTATTATCCACAAAACTTCTGAAAACGGTCTCTTTCATCTCAGCCTTATTAATGATTGGTTTTGGGATTCACTTTGGCAAGCAAGCTTACCAAGTGTTATTCCAATAA
- a CDS encoding PLP-dependent aminotransferase family protein: MFKDFKITEGRPLYIQLKEYLIRMMTNGHLLEHQKLPSTRELSSLLAISRNTVLTAYADLEQEGMIYAVKGKGHFVSHVETFQSPTIELNWTEKINEQTFLSEKLDLIKHGVRWNKEMISFTSIAPDEKLFDVENFKKAFLNRMSIEGDIVLNYGYAKGYKPLIDYLLNYMELKGVDIRNKDILITNGFTEGLDILLSTLNKKYGRVICENPTHHAALKLFRLHGYDIDGIEMEDDGVNIRELEKCLSKQEYDFAYFIPSYHNPTGIVTSSEKRKKIMDLFSAYQLPIIEDGFNEELRYSGSHQAPLAAFAGNGNNVIYIGSFSKILFPGLRVGWILADKELIYYLESMKRARTVHTSTLDQAVLYQYLNDGYFEKYIKKAKAVYKKKYELAVQYCKQYIPCKRITSDGGLHLFIELDHNIDSQKLLEKCYQKGVVFSTGNVFYTDSSGQHTLRLGFSRLNEKEIIQGIKIIGDTVKHNYGG; encoded by the coding sequence GTGTTTAAGGATTTTAAGATAACGGAAGGCAGGCCTTTGTATATTCAGCTTAAGGAATATTTAATAAGAATGATGACGAACGGGCATTTACTTGAACATCAAAAGCTTCCATCTACTCGTGAACTGAGCTCCTTATTAGCTATTAGTCGAAATACCGTTCTCACGGCTTATGCAGATTTAGAGCAAGAAGGCATGATTTATGCAGTAAAAGGAAAAGGGCATTTTGTAAGTCATGTAGAGACCTTTCAATCTCCAACTATTGAGTTAAATTGGACTGAAAAAATCAATGAGCAAACCTTTTTATCGGAAAAATTAGATCTCATAAAACATGGAGTGCGTTGGAATAAGGAAATGATTTCATTTACTAGTATCGCGCCCGATGAAAAGCTATTTGATGTAGAAAATTTTAAAAAGGCATTTTTAAATCGTATGTCCATTGAAGGAGACATTGTTCTTAACTATGGCTATGCAAAGGGCTATAAACCGCTTATCGATTACCTCCTTAACTACATGGAGCTTAAGGGAGTAGACATTCGAAACAAAGATATTTTAATTACCAATGGCTTCACAGAAGGACTGGATATTCTTCTATCCACTTTAAATAAAAAGTACGGCCGTGTTATTTGTGAAAATCCAACCCATCATGCTGCCCTCAAGCTCTTTCGATTACATGGTTATGATATTGATGGCATTGAAATGGAGGATGACGGTGTCAATATTAGAGAGTTGGAAAAATGCTTATCAAAACAGGAATATGATTTTGCCTACTTCATCCCGTCGTATCATAATCCAACTGGAATCGTAACATCCTCTGAAAAAAGAAAGAAAATCATGGACCTGTTTTCGGCCTATCAGCTTCCTATTATAGAAGATGGATTTAATGAAGAATTACGTTACTCAGGATCACATCAGGCTCCATTGGCTGCCTTTGCTGGAAACGGCAATAATGTTATTTATATCGGTAGCTTCTCTAAGATTCTTTTTCCTGGCTTGCGAGTTGGATGGATTTTAGCAGACAAAGAGTTGATTTATTATTTGGAGAGTATGAAAAGAGCCCGAACGGTGCATACGTCAACTTTAGATCAAGCCGTGCTATATCAATATTTAAATGATGGCTACTTTGAGAAGTATATAAAAAAAGCAAAAGCAGTCTATAAGAAAAAATATGAACTAGCTGTCCAGTATTGTAAGCAATATATTCCATGTAAACGAATCACCAGTGACGGTGGGCTCCACCTTTTTATAGAACTAGATCACAACATTGACTCACAAAAACTTTTAGAAAAGTGTTACCAAAAGGGAGTTGTTTTTTCGACCGGGAATGTATTTTACACAGACAGTAGTGGACAACATACGTTACGGTTAGGATTTTCTAGGTTAAATGAGAAAGAAATTATTCAGGGCATTAAAATCATAGGGGACACTGTAAAACATAATTATGGAGGTTAA